A window of Numenius arquata chromosome 6, bNumArq3.hap1.1, whole genome shotgun sequence contains these coding sequences:
- the GPHB5 gene encoding glycoprotein hormone beta-5, whose translation MKLRCVILGALLLLPRAGCNDPLQTSAIDLRTFLGCAVREFTFLAKKPGCRGLRVTTDACWGRCETWEKPVLEPPYIESYHRVCTYNETKMMTVKLPKCAPDVDPLYTYPVAIRCDCDICSTATTECETA comes from the exons ATGAAGCTCCGCTGTGTGATCCTGGGCGCTCTGCTTCTCCTGCCGCGGGCCGGCTGCAACGACCCGCTCCAAACCTCCGCCATCGACCTGCGCACCTTCCTGGGCTGCGCTGTGCGTGAGTTCACCTTCCTGGCCAAGAAACCCGGCTGCAGGGGGCTGCGGGTGACGACAGACGCGTGCTGGGGACGCTGCGAGACCTGGGAG AAGCCAGTGTTGGAACCACCTTACATTGAATCTTACCACCGTGTTTGCACCTACAACGAGACCAAGATGATGACAGTGAAGCTGCCCAAGTGTGCCCCCGACGTGGATCCCTTGTACACCTACCCGGTGGCCATCCGCTGCGACTGTGACATCTGTTCCACTGCCACGACCGAGTGTGAAACTGCCTGA